A genomic region of Camelus ferus isolate YT-003-E chromosome 35, BCGSAC_Cfer_1.0, whole genome shotgun sequence contains the following coding sequences:
- the LOC102513194 gene encoding AT-rich interactive domain-containing protein 1B-like produces the protein MGWAATLILSHSRAALTQEAPTAPQAHSSTPLAFKVGPQGPSEECSTHSSRCHLSMDRQQGVSGYCQQGQQPYYNQQPQPPHLPQQEQYPPSQSQQRYQPQQDMCQEGYGTRSQPPLAPGKPNHEDLNLIQQERPSSLPAEVLTSEDTAFGIKDLSGSIDDLPTGTEATLSSAASASRSTSSQGDQSNLAQSPLSPHASPHLSSIPGGPSPSPVGSPVGSNQSQSGPTSPASIPGSQIPLQPPGSQSESSSHPALSQSPMPQERGFMAGTQRNPQMSQYGPQQTGPSMSPHPCPGGQMHPGTSSFQQSNSSGTCGPQMSQYGPQSNYSRLPTYSGVPSASYSSPGPGMGINAKNQMHGQGPSQPCGAMLPGTNAINCDAEQTVSSKYEQHDPQFSWHVSAGRARNGATNPNHEL, from the coding sequence ATGGGATGGGCAGCAACCCTCATTCTCAGCCACAGCAGAGCAGCCCTTACCCAGGAGGCTCCTACAGCCCCCCAGGCCCACAGCAGTACCCCACTGGCATTCAAGGTTGGACCCCAGGGGCCATCGGAGGAATGCAGTACCCACAGCAGCAGATGCCACCTCAGTATGGACAGACAGCAAGGCGTGAGTGGTTActgccagcagggccagcagcctTACTACAACCAGCAGCCACAGCCTCCGCACCTCCCCCAGCAGGAGCAGTACCCGCCATCCCAGTCCCAGCAGAGGTACCAGCCGCAGCAGGACATGTGTCAGGAAGGCTATGGAACTAGGTCTCAACCTCCTCTGGCTCCCGGAAAACCTAACCACGAAGACTTGAACTTAATACAACAAGAAAGACCATCAAGTTTACCAGCTGAAGTCTTGACCTCGGAGGATACCGCCTTTGGAATCAAGGATCTGTCTGGCTCCATTGATGACCTCCCCACTGGAACAGAAGCAACTTTGAGCTCAGCAGCCAGTGCATCCAGGTCCACGAGCAGCCAAGGAGATCAGAGCAATCTGGCTCAGTCACCTCTCTCTCCGCATgcatctccccatctctccagcaTCCCTGGGGGCCCATCGCCTTCTCCTGTCGGCTCTCCTGTAGGAAGCAACCAGTCCCAGTCTGGCCCAACTTCTCCTGCAAGTATTCCAGGCAGTCAGATACCTCTTCAGCCACCTGGGAGCCAGTCAGAATCCAGTTCCCATCCTGCCTTGAGCCAGTCACCTATGCCACAGGAAAGAGGTTTTATGGCAGGCACACAAAGAAACCCTCAGATGTCTCAATATGGACCTCAACAGACAGGACCATCCATGTCGCCTCATCCCTGTCCTGGAGGCCAGATGCATCCTGGAACCAGTAGCTTTCAGCAGAGTAACTCAAGTGGGACTTGCGGTCCACAGATGAGCCAATATGGACCACAAAGTAACTACTCCAGACTCCCAACGTATAGTGGGGTGCCCAGTGCAAGCTACAGCAGCCCAGGGCCCGGCATGGGCATCAATGCCAAGAACCAGATGCATGGACAAGGGCCAAGCCAGCCATGTGGTGCTATGCTCCCTGGGACGAATGCCATCAACTGCGATGCAGAACAGACCGTTTCCTCGAAATATGAGCAGCATGACCCCCAGTTCTCCTGGCATGTCTCAGCAGGGAGGGCCAGGAATGGGGCCACCAATCCCAACCATGAACTGTAA